The Rhodothermus marinus DSM 4252 DNA segment CGTGCCGTAGACGAAAAGCAGCGTAACCGGCGTGCAGGCCGGCGGATGCCACGTGCGGCTCATATTGCCGCTGCAGGCGTTTCTTCCAGGTGCAGTCGGGCAAAGTTGAACGGCGGCGAAGGCCCTTCGAGTTGCAGCCGGATGCCCAGCGTCTGATAGGCCCGCTGTAGGGAAGCCACCCGGTTCCGGAAAGCGTCGGCCTGGTCGGTAGCAACCAGGTAGGCCGCGCGAAGCACCGGGCGCTGTCGGACGTCGAGCTGGTGGATTTCGCTGCGATCGGCCAGGGCCGAGAGCGTCTGGTGGCAGTGTTCGGCCGCCATCTGAAGCAGTCGGTCGGCTTCGGCCTCGAGCGAGGGATCGTCGGGCCGCGTGCCGTGCACCAGCGCGATCGCTTCTTTCAGGCGGGCACGGTCGGCACCGAGTCGGAGCGTCCATTCCTGGCGGCCGTGCAGCAGTGCCAGCGTGGCGCAGAAATCCTCGTAATTGGCTTCGAGCAGGGCTTCTACGTGCGCTTTTTCCGGACAGATTGTGCCGAAGCGCAGCGGCAGCAGCGGTCCCTCCAGCTGGAGGGCGGCCAGCAACCGATGATGCGCACGGAGCTGTTCG contains these protein-coding regions:
- a CDS encoding GvpL/GvpF family gas vesicle protein → MNPEKPALRWHFPEEEILQLTEASRQEALAQARAWLKQWWLEAILQQIGRYLEPIPAPEEQVYYVYGVTWAGLSVQGPEPLEAIPFRNLQALVRRVPAHEYGLDVIRQRLQDTEWVREQLRAHHRLLAALQLEGPLLPLRFGTICPEKAHVEALLEANYEDFCATLALLHGRQEWTLRLGADRARLKEAIALVHGTRPDDPSLEAEADRLLQMAAEHCHQTLSALADRSEIHQLDVRQRPVLRAAYLVATDQADAFRNRVASLQRAYQTLGIRLQLEGPSPPFNFARLHLEETPAAAI